From Blattabacterium cuenoti, a single genomic window includes:
- a CDS encoding c-type cytochrome has translation MKTKYYYEIIFNMILLVILESCWFDKTKPNVVYMPDMYYSEAYEPYSDPYSNYKKVKQIQIPFFSKEKTSSLSPVKGSISRNHSFSIDRKNYKNIIQNPLYNNHYEKKEITIKKGERLYQINCSICHGKNGDGQGDLVKNEKIFGIPNYKDRDLTIGSVYYVITYGKNNMSSYASQLNEIDRWRVSEYVLFLKKK, from the coding sequence ATGAAGACTAAATATTATTATGAAATAATTTTCAATATGATTTTGTTAGTTATTTTAGAATCTTGTTGGTTTGATAAAACAAAACCTAATGTAGTATATATGCCAGATATGTATTATTCAGAAGCATATGAGCCTTATTCAGATCCTTATTCCAATTATAAAAAAGTTAAACAAATTCAAATTCCTTTTTTTTCAAAAGAAAAAACTTCTTCATTGTCTCCAGTCAAAGGAAGTATTTCTAGAAATCATTCATTTTCTATAGATAGAAAAAATTACAAAAACATAATTCAAAATCCATTATACAATAATCATTACGAAAAAAAAGAAATTACAATCAAAAAAGGAGAAAGATTATATCAAATCAACTGTTCTATATGTCACGGTAAAAATGGAGATGGACAAGGTGATTTGGTCAAAAATGAAAAAATTTTTGGAATTCCTAATTATAAAGATAGAGATTTAACTATTGGAAGTGTTTATTATGTTATTACATATGGGAAAAATAATATGAGTTCTTATGCTTCACAATTAAATGAAATAGATAGATGGAGGGTATCAGAATATGTTTTGTTTCTCAAAAAAAAATAA
- a CDS encoding potassium channel family protein, producing the protein MKIIIIGLGNFGRSLALNLTDNGHEVFGIDHKMEKVDLLKDHIANVVCMDANNEAAYKVLPIQQADLGIVAIGENEGSSIVTTAILKKYKNLRIVSRSLSKIHDTILEAMGINDVIHPEQDAAFRLTKQISFNYALDYFRVDNKHSIAEVFSPYSFNGKSVKSLKLTQKYSVSLITVIRDINNTTSSYSKKSTTRRVIGLVTGDTVLKNGDILTLFGSNKSIMNFVKDKK; encoded by the coding sequence ATGAAAATTATAATTATTGGATTAGGAAATTTTGGAAGATCTTTAGCTCTTAATTTAACAGATAATGGACATGAAGTGTTTGGAATAGATCATAAAATGGAAAAAGTGGATTTACTAAAAGATCATATAGCGAATGTAGTATGTATGGATGCAAATAATGAAGCCGCTTATAAAGTATTACCTATTCAACAAGCGGATTTAGGAATTGTAGCTATTGGAGAAAACGAAGGTTCGTCAATAGTAACTACAGCTATATTAAAAAAATATAAAAATTTGAGAATCGTAAGTAGATCTTTATCTAAAATACATGACACGATATTAGAAGCTATGGGAATTAATGACGTCATTCATCCAGAACAAGATGCTGCATTTCGATTAACTAAACAAATATCTTTTAATTATGCTTTGGATTACTTTCGAGTAGATAATAAGCATTCTATAGCAGAAGTTTTTTCTCCATACTCTTTTAATGGTAAATCTGTTAAAAGTTTAAAATTGACACAAAAATATTCTGTTTCTTTAATTACTGTTATACGAGACATTAATAATACAACATCTTCGTATTCCAAAAAGTCTACTACAAGACGAGTCATAGGATTAGTTACGGGGGATACTGTTTTGAAAAATGGAGATATATTAACTCTTTTTGGATCTAACAAATCGATCATGAATTTTGTGAAAGATAAAAAATAA
- a CDS encoding TrkH family potassium uptake protein produces MIQIRLQNFLDILTPIIFIYIIFSLGWKPFRFLNIETFLGIILIICLLHFFILFNKNLEKGYRSMIILSFLILFISFIFSFVKILFFDNRNITSDVKIYTLVSLIIYILIRITYFMRIVYVKIHNPAFIFIISFVFLSFLGSILLMLPASTVNKISFIDALFTSTSAVCVTGLGVLDTSKDFTYLGKIFILTLIELGGLGILTITSFFSYFFRNGFSFKEAIFVSNFLNTKTTNNVLSLAVKVVLFTLSIEVIGALLIYFSIKDKNTIESDSILFFSIFHSISAFCNSGFSTLSQGLYSPSVRFNYLFQLIISFLLILGGIGFNILFNFFTYIWFTIKKYFFKIFQYEDFRYPAHVVTLNTKIVITTTFCLLIFGTVFYYISEYHSSLSEHSSFYGKWIVSFFSSATSRTAGFHVLNMNTLTPITIFLTIFLMWIGASPASTGGGIKTSTFALALMNIISLSRGKNRLEIQRKEIPSELIQLSFSIIMLSIIVIYISILIIIYLDPKENILSISFEVFSAFSTTGLSLGITSSLSSGSKLVLILLMLLGRIGVLNVMIGLLRKNRISSHHYYRYTKGNILIN; encoded by the coding sequence ATGATCCAAATTAGATTACAAAATTTTTTGGATATTCTCACTCCAATTATATTTATTTATATAATTTTTTCTTTAGGATGGAAACCCTTCCGATTTTTAAATATCGAAACTTTTTTAGGAATTATATTAATAATATGTTTATTACACTTTTTTATTCTTTTTAATAAAAATCTTGAAAAGGGTTATAGATCCATGATCATATTATCCTTTTTGATATTATTTATTTCTTTTATTTTTTCTTTTGTAAAAATATTATTTTTTGATAATAGAAATATCACTTCAGACGTAAAAATATATACGCTTGTTAGTTTAATTATATATATTCTAATTCGTATTACTTATTTTATGCGAATAGTATACGTTAAGATTCATAATCCTGCTTTTATATTTATTATAAGTTTTGTTTTTCTATCTTTTTTGGGTTCTATTTTATTAATGCTACCCGCCTCTACAGTCAATAAAATATCATTTATAGATGCTTTGTTTACTTCTACTAGCGCTGTATGTGTCACAGGACTAGGAGTATTAGATACGTCCAAAGATTTTACATATTTAGGAAAAATTTTTATACTTACATTAATAGAATTAGGAGGATTAGGTATTTTAACCATTACTTCTTTTTTTAGTTATTTTTTTAGAAACGGTTTTTCTTTTAAAGAAGCTATTTTTGTTAGTAATTTTTTAAACACAAAAACAACAAATAATGTTCTTAGTTTAGCTGTTAAAGTAGTATTATTTACTTTATCAATAGAAGTTATAGGTGCTTTATTAATTTATTTTTCTATTAAAGATAAAAATACAATAGAATCTGATAGTATTTTATTTTTTTCTATTTTTCATTCTATATCTGCTTTTTGTAATAGTGGATTTTCAACTTTAAGTCAAGGTTTATATTCACCATCTGTGAGATTCAATTATCTATTTCAATTAATTATTTCTTTTTTATTAATATTAGGTGGAATAGGTTTTAATATTTTATTCAATTTTTTTACATATATATGGTTCACTATAAAAAAATATTTCTTTAAAATTTTTCAATATGAAGATTTTCGATATCCCGCACATGTAGTTACTTTGAATACCAAAATTGTTATAACGACAACATTTTGTTTGCTTATTTTCGGTACCGTTTTTTATTATATTAGTGAATATCATTCTTCTCTTTCAGAACATTCTTCTTTTTATGGAAAATGGATCGTTTCGTTTTTTTCTTCAGCTACATCTAGAACAGCGGGGTTTCATGTATTAAATATGAACACTTTAACTCCAATTACCATTTTTTTGACTATTTTTTTAATGTGGATAGGAGCTTCTCCAGCTTCTACTGGAGGAGGGATAAAAACAAGTACTTTCGCATTGGCTTTAATGAATATTATTTCTTTGTCTAGGGGAAAGAATAGATTAGAAATACAAAGAAAAGAAATTCCTTCGGAATTAATTCAATTATCTTTTTCAATCATTATGTTATCTATAATAGTGATATATATCAGTATTTTAATAATAATTTATTTGGATCCAAAAGAAAATATTCTATCGATTTCTTTTGAAGTATTTTCCGCTTTTTCTACAACAGGATTATCTTTAGGAATAACTTCGAGTTTATCAAGTGGAAGTAAATTAGTTTTAATACTTTTAATGTTATTAGGGAGAATAGGGGTTTTGAATGTGATGATTGGTTTGTTAAGAAAAAACAGAATTAGTTCTCATCATTATTACAGGTATACTAAAGGAAATATTCTGATTAATTAA
- the tsaB gene encoding tRNA (adenosine(37)-N6)-threonylcarbamoyltransferase complex dimerization subunit type 1 TsaB, translating to MSFILNLETSTKNCSVSIAKNGICLTSIEECSKEHTHSEKLHAFIQYAINISGIHINELKSICVNKGPGSYTSLRIGASAARGLCYSLGIPLLSIDTLTVMCYRINIKKGLLVPMIHIKSDFFYTSLFNESKKRLNPICIKKLDYDFVKSLSKDKKVYFIGNFPVKDKKLFFFMRKNEFLYIRPSATDMSLISYKEFCKKKFHDIKKFIPFYK from the coding sequence ATGTCTTTCATTCTAAATTTAGAAACTTCTACTAAAAATTGTTCAGTCAGTATTGCTAAAAATGGAATATGTTTAACTTCTATAGAAGAATGTTCTAAAGAACATACTCATTCAGAAAAATTGCATGCATTTATTCAATATGCCATAAATATTTCCGGTATTCATATTAATGAATTAAAGTCTATTTGTGTGAATAAAGGTCCAGGGTCCTATACTTCTTTAAGAATAGGAGCATCAGCTGCTAGAGGATTATGTTATTCTTTAGGTATTCCTTTGTTATCTATAGATACATTAACGGTTATGTGTTATAGAATCAATATAAAAAAAGGATTACTGGTTCCCATGATACATATTAAATCCGATTTTTTCTATACTTCATTATTTAATGAATCAAAAAAAAGATTAAATCCTATTTGTATAAAAAAACTAGATTATGACTTTGTTAAATCTTTATCTAAAGATAAAAAAGTATATTTCATAGGAAATTTTCCCGTAAAAGATAAAAAATTATTTTTTTTTATGAGAAAAAATGAATTCTTATATATAAGGCCATCTGCAACGGATATGTCTTTAATTTCTTACAAAGAATTTTGCAAAAAAAAATTTCATGATATTAAAAAATTTATTCCTTTTTATAAATAA
- the nadE gene encoding NAD(+) synthase, whose product MIKVEKIIRYIVSWLKKYIQKSKSNGFIIGISGGIDSSVASTLVAMTGFPTIILEMPILEKENFLSIKHAKFLTQKFSNVHYLVKDLSILFTTFFHTINDIDNLKESLSSVNVKSRIRMLTLYYYSNVKNHLVVGTGNKIEDFGVGFFTKYGDGGVDLQPIADLTKSEIRLLAKKLNIFDEIQKAKPTDGLWEDKRSDEEQLGATYEELEWAMEILKKKDCSKIENPILKKYQILHQKNKHKMIPIPICKIPNDIKK is encoded by the coding sequence ATGATCAAAGTCGAAAAAATAATTAGATATATTGTTTCTTGGTTGAAAAAGTATATTCAAAAATCTAAATCGAATGGATTTATTATTGGAATATCTGGAGGGATAGATTCTTCAGTTGCATCTACTTTAGTTGCTATGACCGGATTTCCTACTATCATATTAGAAATGCCTATTTTGGAAAAAGAAAATTTTTTATCTATAAAACATGCAAAATTTTTGACCCAAAAATTTTCAAATGTTCATTATCTTGTAAAAGATTTATCTATATTATTTACCACTTTTTTTCATACAATTAATGATATCGATAACTTGAAAGAATCTTTATCATCAGTGAATGTAAAATCTCGTATTCGTATGTTAACTCTATATTATTATTCTAATGTAAAAAATCATCTTGTTGTTGGGACCGGAAATAAAATAGAAGATTTTGGGGTGGGGTTTTTTACAAAATATGGAGATGGAGGTGTAGATTTACAACCTATAGCCGATTTAACTAAAAGTGAAATTCGTCTTTTAGCCAAAAAATTAAATATTTTTGATGAAATTCAAAAAGCAAAACCAACAGATGGACTTTGGGAAGATAAACGTTCAGATGAAGAACAATTAGGAGCTACTTATGAAGAACTAGAATGGGCTATGGAAATTTTGAAAAAAAAAGATTGTTCTAAAATAGAAAATCCAATTTTAAAAAAATATCAAATATTACATCAAAAAAATAAACATAAAATGATTCCTATTCCTATATGTAAAATACCTAATGATATAAAAAAATAA
- the folE gene encoding GTP cyclohydrolase I FolE — MMEGKYKKIKKKKKLNQNSILNHSINNRNCIFRNNVSYMNDEEKIDKIKKHFFQIMKILGLDMNDDSLRRTPKRVAKMFIQEIFSGLNPKNIPNFSIFENKYKYKQMLIEKNITVYSTCEHHFLPIIGKAHVGYISNGKVVGLSKINRIVNFYAKRPQVQERLTIQIVQSLQKMLETKDVACVIEAKHLCVNSRGIKDIDTSTVTTELIGSFKNDSEIRKEFLHYIGIS; from the coding sequence ATGATGGAAGGAAAGTATAAAAAAATTAAAAAAAAAAAAAAATTAAATCAAAATTCTATTTTAAATCACTCTATCAATAATCGAAATTGTATTTTTCGTAATAATGTTTCTTATATGAATGATGAAGAAAAAATAGATAAAATTAAAAAACATTTTTTTCAAATAATGAAAATTTTAGGTTTAGATATGAATGACGATAGTTTACGTAGAACACCTAAACGGGTAGCAAAAATGTTTATACAAGAAATATTTAGCGGTCTTAATCCGAAGAATATACCTAATTTTTCCATTTTTGAAAATAAATATAAATATAAACAAATGTTAATAGAAAAAAATATTACAGTTTATTCTACATGTGAACACCATTTTCTTCCCATAATAGGGAAAGCTCATGTGGGTTATATTTCTAATGGAAAAGTAGTAGGTCTTTCTAAAATCAATAGAATTGTAAATTTTTATGCAAAAAGACCGCAAGTTCAAGAACGGTTAACAATACAAATCGTTCAATCATTGCAAAAAATGTTAGAAACAAAAGATGTTGCTTGTGTAATAGAAGCAAAACATTTATGTGTCAATTCTCGTGGAATTAAAGATATAGATACTAGTACGGTTACAACTGAATTAATAGGATCTTTTAAAAATGATTCTGAGATTAGAAAAGAATTTTTGCATTATATTGGAATTTCTTAA
- the cysS gene encoding cysteine--tRNA ligase: MEEKSFQQKNRNDIKIYNSLTKKKELFHPIHKEYVGIYVCGPTVYNHLHLGNCRTFILFDIVFRYFKHLGYKVRYVRNITDVGHLENEDFDTEDKITQKSRIERLEPMEIVQKYTLSFHNLLNILNILPPSIEPVATGHIIEQIDMIQELISKKLAYEINGSVYFDLKKYNTIHPYGIISKNKIEKLSHNNLKFLKEKRGFQDFSLWKKANSNHIMNWNSPWGKGFPGWHIECTTMSTKYLGETFDIHGGGMDLKFPHHECELAQAIGVYNKNCFAHYWMHTNMLTLNGKKMSKSTGNFLELEDIIHNEICEKNYCPNIFRFYILQSHYRNIMDFSKKGLMDAKKGYHKLMKSINLLKNFEPKTSKNRLNNHNIFDIHYWINICYKAINDDFNIPLLISHLFQASTHIVNHSLYDIEESHVHLLKKYMIYFVFDILGIQEIHSHEENSKKLEILIKRLIKLRTEARKQKNWIISDKIRQELSHIGISLHDNKLL; encoded by the coding sequence ATGGAGGAAAAAAGTTTTCAACAAAAAAATCGTAATGATATCAAGATATATAATTCTTTAACAAAAAAAAAAGAATTATTTCATCCTATTCATAAAGAATATGTTGGTATTTATGTATGTGGCCCTACAGTTTACAACCATTTACATTTGGGAAATTGTAGGACTTTTATATTATTTGATATTGTTTTTCGTTATTTTAAACATTTAGGATATAAAGTTCGTTATGTTAGAAACATTACTGACGTTGGACATTTAGAAAATGAAGATTTCGATACAGAAGATAAAATTACTCAAAAATCTCGTATAGAAAGACTTGAACCTATGGAAATCGTACAAAAATATACTCTTTCTTTTCACAATTTATTAAATATTTTAAATATATTACCTCCAAGTATAGAACCGGTAGCTACAGGTCATATTATAGAACAAATAGATATGATACAAGAATTAATTTCCAAAAAATTGGCATACGAAATAAATGGATCTGTATATTTTGATTTAAAGAAATATAATACCATACATCCTTATGGTATAATAAGTAAAAATAAAATAGAGAAACTTTCTCATAATAATCTCAAATTTTTGAAAGAAAAACGTGGATTTCAAGATTTTTCCCTTTGGAAAAAAGCTAATTCAAATCATATTATGAATTGGAATTCTCCATGGGGAAAAGGATTTCCTGGATGGCATATTGAATGTACAACTATGAGTACAAAATATTTAGGAGAAACTTTTGATATTCATGGTGGAGGAATGGATCTAAAATTTCCTCATCATGAATGCGAATTAGCACAAGCGATAGGGGTTTATAATAAAAATTGTTTTGCACATTATTGGATGCACACGAATATGCTTACTTTAAATGGAAAAAAAATGAGCAAATCTACAGGAAATTTTTTGGAATTAGAAGATATTATTCACAATGAAATTTGTGAAAAAAATTATTGTCCTAATATTTTTAGATTTTATATCCTACAATCTCATTATAGAAATATTATGGATTTTTCAAAAAAAGGACTAATGGACGCTAAAAAAGGATATCATAAGCTCATGAAATCCATAAATTTACTCAAAAATTTTGAACCTAAAACATCTAAAAATAGATTAAATAATCACAATATATTTGATATTCATTATTGGATCAATATTTGTTATAAAGCTATTAATGACGACTTTAATATTCCTTTATTAATTTCACATTTATTTCAAGCTTCTACTCACATTGTAAATCATTCTCTTTATGATATAGAGGAGTCTCATGTTCATTTATTAAAAAAATATATGATTTATTTTGTTTTTGATATTTTAGGAATTCAAGAAATTCATTCTCATGAAGAAAATTCTAAAAAATTAGAAATACTTATAAAAAGACTAATCAAACTTCGTACAGAAGCAAGGAAACAAAAAAATTGGATTATATCAGATAAAATTCGTCAAGAATTATCTCATATAGGAATTTCATTACATGATAATAAATTATTATAG
- a CDS encoding trans-sulfuration enzyme family protein, giving the protein MKKETKLIQNILSDPLTGAISTPIYQTSTYVQEAPGVHKGFDYTRTNNPTRKILENLITNLEYGCASLAFSSGLASIDAILKLLKCGDEIVAVDDIYGGTFRVLNLYKKLGIHTKFVDTTNAEKTISAISDKTKLIWLESPTNPTLKISDIEYISKKSKNKNSTILVVVDNTFASPAIQNPLKLGSDIVVHSATKYLAGHSDVLAGLITVKNTDLYEKLKYIQNTTGGVLSPIDCWLTIRGSQTLYLRIKKQSQNAFKIASFLKKQNNKLDQLYYPGLSHHKNHFIAVKQQRYFGGIVSFSLKMDTIESAKKIVTSTKLFKLAESLGGTKSLICHPATMTHKSTPLEIRKNAGIQDSLIRLSMGIENADDLIEDIDQALKSL; this is encoded by the coding sequence ATGAAGAAAGAAACAAAGCTTATTCAAAATATATTATCTGATCCTCTTACAGGTGCTATATCTACTCCAATATATCAAACATCAACTTATGTACAAGAAGCTCCTGGTGTTCATAAAGGATTCGATTATACGAGAACCAATAACCCTACGAGAAAAATACTCGAAAATTTAATAACTAATTTAGAATACGGTTGTGCAAGTTTAGCTTTTTCTTCTGGATTAGCATCTATAGATGCTATATTAAAATTATTAAAATGTGGAGATGAAATAGTTGCTGTAGATGATATTTACGGAGGAACATTTCGTGTTCTAAATTTGTACAAAAAATTAGGAATTCATACTAAATTTGTAGATACAACAAATGCAGAAAAAACTATTTCTGCTATTTCTGATAAAACCAAACTAATTTGGTTGGAATCACCAACTAATCCTACATTAAAAATATCTGATATAGAATACATTAGTAAAAAATCTAAAAATAAAAATTCTACTATTTTAGTTGTTGTAGATAACACTTTTGCTTCTCCTGCCATTCAAAATCCTTTAAAATTAGGATCAGATATCGTAGTTCATAGTGCTACAAAATATTTAGCAGGACATTCAGATGTTTTAGCTGGATTAATTACTGTAAAAAATACAGATTTGTATGAAAAATTAAAATATATTCAAAATACAACTGGAGGAGTTTTATCTCCTATTGATTGTTGGTTGACCATCAGAGGAAGTCAAACGTTATATTTACGTATAAAAAAACAATCTCAAAATGCATTTAAAATTGCTTCTTTTTTAAAAAAACAAAATAATAAACTTGATCAACTTTATTATCCTGGATTATCTCATCATAAAAATCATTTTATTGCAGTAAAACAACAGCGATATTTTGGAGGAATTGTTTCTTTTAGCCTTAAGATGGATACAATCGAGTCCGCTAAAAAAATTGTAACTTCTACAAAGTTGTTCAAGTTAGCAGAAAGTTTAGGTGGAACAAAAAGTTTAATTTGTCATCCCGCAACTATGACACATAAATCTACACCTTTAGAAATCAGAAAAAATGCAGGAATACAAGATTCTCTAATACGTTTATCTATGGGAATAGAAAACGCAGATGATCTCATAGAAGATATTGATCAAGCCTTAAAATCACTATAA
- the atpB gene encoding F0F1 ATP synthase subunit A: MISKKIIYLLFFFLFFLYVYSSDQHQNKNDHKKNDKNIDIANTILDHVSDSHEWHIVGNHNRGIIFSLPIILWNNGLEIFSSSQFSCKNVVKGKYGYYKMFRETIYQTNHIGLLYMDSKGIPKNNKPWDFSITKNVVSILISSFLLSYFFIRMKHSYNNYQIKWNLGIFLEFLILFVRDEIAIPNIGNKKYKIFFPFLLTSFFFILFNNLTGLLPGFPNVTGNINITLVLAIMTFIMTNINANMNYWKHIFWMPGVPVGVRLLLAPIEFVGIFIRPLTLCIRLFANITAGHIIILSFICLIFIFKNFLITGFSIIFGFFISILEIMVAFLQAFIFTTLSALLIGMSVKNYD, translated from the coding sequence ATGATTTCAAAAAAAATCATATATCTGTTATTCTTTTTTTTGTTTTTTTTATATGTTTATTCTTCTGATCAACATCAGAATAAAAATGATCATAAAAAAAATGATAAAAACATAGATATAGCTAATACTATTTTAGATCATGTAAGTGATTCTCATGAATGGCATATTGTAGGAAATCATAATCGGGGAATTATTTTTTCTTTACCAATTATTTTGTGGAATAACGGATTAGAAATTTTTTCTTCTTCTCAGTTTTCATGTAAAAATGTAGTCAAAGGAAAATATGGATATTATAAAATGTTTCGAGAAACAATATATCAAACAAATCATATTGGATTACTATATATGGATTCAAAAGGAATTCCAAAAAATAATAAACCTTGGGATTTTTCTATTACGAAAAATGTAGTATCCATTTTGATATCTTCTTTTTTATTATCTTATTTTTTTATACGAATGAAACATAGTTATAATAACTATCAAATTAAATGGAATTTGGGAATTTTTTTAGAATTTCTCATTCTATTTGTACGAGACGAGATTGCAATTCCTAATATTGGAAATAAAAAATATAAAATATTTTTTCCTTTTTTATTAACATCCTTTTTTTTTATATTATTTAATAATTTAACAGGATTACTTCCAGGATTTCCAAATGTAACAGGTAATATAAACATTACATTAGTATTAGCTATCATGACATTTATTATGACTAATATAAATGCTAATATGAATTATTGGAAACATATTTTTTGGATGCCAGGCGTTCCAGTAGGCGTTAGATTATTATTAGCTCCTATCGAATTTGTTGGAATTTTTATTCGTCCATTAACTTTGTGTATTCGATTATTTGCTAATATTACTGCTGGACATATAATTATTTTAAGTTTTATTTGTCTTATTTTTATCTTTAAAAATTTTTTGATAACTGGTTTTTCCATAATTTTTGGTTTTTTTATTTCTATATTAGAAATTATGGTTGCTTTTTTACAAGCTTTTATTTTTACAACTTTGTCTGCCTTGCTTATAGGAATGTCTGTGAAAAATTATGATTAA
- the atpE gene encoding ATP synthase F0 subunit C, which yields MDIDLTYSGLAALGSGLAVIGAGLGIGKIGSSAMDAIARQPEASNKIQNAMIIASALIEGAALFGIVTTLLAVFK from the coding sequence ATGGATATAGATTTAACTTACTCTGGTTTAGCCGCCTTAGGATCTGGTCTTGCTGTCATAGGAGCAGGATTAGGAATCGGAAAGATTGGAAGTTCTGCTATGGATGCGATTGCTAGACAGCCTGAAGCCTCAAATAAAATACAGAATGCTATGATTATAGCTTCTGCTCTCATTGAAGGTGCTGCATTATTTGGAATAGTCACAACATTGTTAGCTGTATTTAAATAA
- the atpF gene encoding F0F1 ATP synthase subunit B, which produces MDLVTPSIGLIVWQTIIFIILMFFLSKFAWKPIMNFIDQREEKIRISIERTDQIKKELKYIENQKNKILKDTRIKRDIILKEAIQMKEKIKFKAKEEGMKEKKKIIEETKKNIQIEKEVEFHKFKNKIGCISVQIAEKILKKELDQVYKQNKFIKELVDQFY; this is translated from the coding sequence ATGGATTTAGTTACTCCTTCAATTGGATTAATTGTTTGGCAAACAATAATATTTATTATACTCATGTTTTTTCTTTCAAAATTTGCTTGGAAACCTATCATGAATTTTATTGATCAAAGAGAAGAAAAAATTAGAATTTCTATTGAAAGAACCGATCAAATTAAAAAAGAATTAAAATATATAGAAAATCAAAAAAATAAAATTTTGAAAGATACTCGTATAAAAAGAGATATCATATTAAAAGAAGCTATTCAAATGAAAGAAAAAATAAAATTTAAAGCTAAAGAAGAAGGAATGAAAGAAAAGAAAAAAATTATAGAAGAAACAAAGAAAAATATTCAAATAGAAAAAGAAGTTGAATTTCATAAATTCAAAAATAAAATAGGATGTATTTCTGTTCAAATAGCCGAAAAAATATTAAAAAAAGAATTAGATCAGGTTTATAAACAAAATAAATTTATAAAAGAATTAGTCGATCAATTCTATTAA
- the atpH gene encoding ATP synthase F1 subunit delta, producing MFLKNKIIQHYARVFLEYSIINRINSEIFYHKIKKTSDLLNNNTYICQILCTHLINSEKKIKIFKNIFYNFDILLFQFVKLLIIKKRESFLKEILLEYQKIYEKDQKGIVTPVIISAYSLNKDIQEMIVQKILNNNKNNNNNKKFHIINEIDPSIIGGFIFRIEYKEWNFSIQKQLFHIKKTFQNF from the coding sequence ATGTTTTTAAAAAACAAAATCATACAACATTATGCTAGAGTTTTTTTGGAATATTCTATTATCAATAGAATAAATAGTGAAATATTTTATCATAAAATAAAAAAAACATCTGATTTATTAAATAACAATACATATATATGTCAAATTTTATGCACTCATTTAATAAATAGTGAAAAAAAAATAAAAATATTTAAAAATATATTTTATAATTTTGATATCTTACTTTTTCAATTTGTTAAACTTTTAATTATAAAAAAAAGAGAATCTTTTTTGAAAGAAATTCTTTTAGAATACCAAAAAATATACGAAAAAGACCAAAAAGGAATTGTAACCCCTGTTATTATTTCTGCTTATTCTTTAAATAAAGATATTCAAGAGATGATTGTACAAAAAATATTAAATAATAATAAAAATAATAATAATAATAAAAAATTTCATATTATTAATGAAATTGATCCATCTATTATTGGAGGTTTTATATTTCGTATAGAATATAAAGAATGGAATTTTAGTATTCAAAAACAGTTGTTTCATATAAAAAAAACATTTCAAAATTTTTAA